CGTGGTGCGCGACACCGACGGGCGGCCCAAGTACCACGTCGCCGTCGTCGAGGACACCACCGAGCAGCGCGTGCTGCGCGAGTACCTGCGCCACCAGGCCCTGCACGACGTGCTGACCGGGCTGCCCAACCGGCAGAGCTTCCTGCCGGAGCTGGAGCGCGTGCTGGGCAGGCAGGGCGCGGCCACCCTGTGCTACCTCGACGTCGACGGCGTGGGCGCGGTCAACGACGGCCTGGGCTACGAGGCGGGCGACGGGCTGCTGAGGGCGGTGGCGCGGCGGCTGACCGCGGTGCTCGCCGGCCGGGGCGCGACCGTGGCGCGGCTGGGCGGCGACGAGTTCGTCGTCCTGCTGGAGGGCGAGCCCGCCATCCCGTCGCTGGCCGCGGGGATCCGGGCCGCGCTGGGCCGGCCGCTGGAGCTGGCGGGCCGCCGGGTCGCGGTGTCGGCGGGCATGGGTTTCGCGCGCACGGCGCGCGGCGCGGACGCGATGGCGCTGCTGCGCCGGGCGCACAGCACGCTGCGCCGCGCCGAGCGCTGCGGCAAGGGCCAGTGGGCCGTCTACGACGAGGCGCTGGACGCCCGCGAGCGGGACCGGCTGGCACTGGCCGCGGCGCTGGCGGACGCGCTCGCCGGCGGTGGCGTCAACATCGACTACCTGCCGGTGGAGCGGGACGGCGAGCGCGTCGCGGCGGCCGCCCGGCTGCGCTGGGAGGACGGCGACCGCGGCCCGGTGTCCCACGAGGACTGCTTGCGCCTGGCCGACGAGGCGGGCCTGGGCGGGCAGCTGTCCGAGTGGGTGCTGGACGAGGCGTGCGCCTTCGCCGCGCAGGAGGGGCTGCCGGTGCTGGTGTCGCTGTCGCCGGACCAGTCGCGCGACCCGGACCTGACCGCGCCGGTGGCCGACGCGCTGCGCACCTCCGGCCTGCCGCCGCAGCGGCTGTGGCTCGGGCTGGCCGCGGGCGGGCTGAGCGCGGACCCGGACGTGGTGGAGGACAACCTGACCACGCTGGCGGACATGGGCGTGCGCCGGCTGCTGCACGGCTTCACCTGCGCCCTGCCGGAGCTGTCCGTGGTGGAGCGGCACGTGCTGCACGGCGTGGCGCCGGTGGAGCCGCCGCGGGAGGCGCTGGCGCACCGGGCCCTGGCCGGCACCCTGCCGCTGGTGCGGGCGACCGGCGCGCTGGTGGTCAGCGACGGCCGGTGGCCGGGCGCGGACCTGGTCGTGCGATCGTGATGATCTCCCGGCTGGTGGCGGTGAACGGGCCGCGGTCCCAGGACCCGTGGCGCTCCAGCACCTCGAAGCCGGTCTCGGCGAGCAGCGCGTCGACCTGCTCGGCGGTGGTGAACCGCAGCGTCGCCCACTCGACCCTCGGCTCCGGCCAGTCCGGGCCGCGGTAGGTCTCGCTCAACCGCACCAGCCCGTCGACCACGCTCTCCACGCGGTGCTCCACGCGCACGGGCTCCCCGTGCTCGCCGACGACGTCCGTGCCGTGCTCGGGGGTCCAGCGCTCCCAGGCCCGCGCGCCGGGGTTGCGGGTCTCGAACGCGTACCGGCCGCCCGGCCGCAGGGCGCGGCGCACGGCGGTGAACTGCCCGCGCACCTCGTCGTCGGTGAGGAACACCTGGAACACGTGCCCGGCCATCACGACCAGGTCGAACTCGCCGTCGAAGGCGACCGCGCCCAGGTGGCCGGCCACCCACTCCACGTCGGCGTACCGGCGGGCCAGGGCCAGCATCGCCGGGTCGGGGTCGAGCCCCACGAGGCGGCCGGGGTGGCCGGCCGCGCGCGCCGCGGCGAGCAGCGCGCCGGTGCCGCAGCCGACGTCGAGCACCGCGTCGGCGGAGAGCACCAGGTCCAGGTAGAAGTCGTCGGACGGACCCCACTCGTTGATGGCGTCGTAGTGGGTCGCGTACGGGTCGCTCGCGTCGTCGGGCACCCGCCCGAGTGTGGCCGGGCACGCCGACGGGCCGCGACCGGTTTTCCGGCCGCGGCCCGCCAGGGGTCGTGCTAGGCGAACGTCGGCTGCCGCATCGCGTGCTGCACCAGCGTGATCAGCGTCTGCTTGGTCGACTGCCGGTTGCGCGCGTCGCAGGGCACGATCGGCACCGACGCGTCGATCGTCAGCGCCTCCCGGATGTCCTCGATGCGGTGGTGCAGCAGCCCGTCGAAGCAGTTCACGCCCACGATGTAGGGCAGCTCGCGGTCCTCGAAGAAGTCGATCGAGGCGAACGCGTCGGACAGCCTGCGGGTGTCGACCAGCACCACGGCGCCGATGGCACCGCGCACCAGGTCGTCCCACATGAACCAGAACCGGTGCTGGCCGGGCGTGCCGAACAGGTACAGGATCAGCTCCTGGTCCAGCGACACGCGCCCGAAGTCCATGGCCACCGTGGTGGTGACCTTGTTCGGGGTGCCCGACAGGTCGTCCACGCCGACGCTGGCCTCGGTCATCACCGCTTCGGTGGTCAGCGGCACGATCTCCGACACCGACCCCACGAACGTCGTCTTGCCGACGCCGAACCCGCCCGCCACGACGATCTTCGTCGACACGACGGCCGGGCTCACCGCGGGCGACCCCGGCCGCCCGGGAACGCCACCGCTCATGTTGCTCCGCTTTCCTTAGTAGGAGGTCAGCCGCGCATCGCGACGTGCAGCTGCGACCGGATCTCCGGGGTGAGCTGCACGCCGACCCGCTCGACCAGCCGCGTCATGGCGTAGCCGATCAGGCCGATGTCGCAGTTCGGCGCGGCCAGCACGGCCAGGCAGGACCCGTCGCTGATGGACATCAGGAACAGGTAGCCGCGCTCCATCTCGACCACGGTCTGCTTGACGTCGCCCGCCTCGAAGCAGCGCGCGGCGCCGAGGTTGAGGCTGACCAGGCCGGAGGCGACGGCCGCCAGCTGCTCGGCGCGGTCGATGGGCAACCGCGACGAGGACGCCAGCAGCAGGCCGTCCG
This portion of the Saccharothrix syringae genome encodes:
- a CDS encoding class I SAM-dependent methyltransferase; amino-acid sequence: MPDDASDPYATHYDAINEWGPSDDFYLDLVLSADAVLDVGCGTGALLAAARAAGHPGRLVGLDPDPAMLALARRYADVEWVAGHLGAVAFDGEFDLVVMAGHVFQVFLTDDEVRGQFTAVRRALRPGGRYAFETRNPGARAWERWTPEHGTDVVGEHGEPVRVEHRVESVVDGLVRLSETYRGPDWPEPRVEWATLRFTTAEQVDALLAETGFEVLERHGSWDRGPFTATSREIITIARPGPRPATGRR
- a CDS encoding roadblock/LC7 domain-containing protein; amino-acid sequence: MTTAAEELDNFSWLVDDFVSRVAGVAHAIVVSADGLLLASSSRLPIDRAEQLAAVASGLVSLNLGAARCFEAGDVKQTVVEMERGYLFLMSISDGSCLAVLAAPNCDIGLIGYAMTRLVERVGVQLTPEIRSQLHVAMRG
- a CDS encoding GTP-binding protein: MSGGVPGRPGSPAVSPAVVSTKIVVAGGFGVGKTTFVGSVSEIVPLTTEAVMTEASVGVDDLSGTPNKVTTTVAMDFGRVSLDQELILYLFGTPGQHRFWFMWDDLVRGAIGAVVLVDTRRLSDAFASIDFFEDRELPYIVGVNCFDGLLHHRIEDIREALTIDASVPIVPCDARNRQSTKQTLITLVQHAMRQPTFA
- a CDS encoding diguanylate cyclase domain-containing protein; the protein is MTQSGDPARAEGDAPAAPRPDPAEVWTRALSGTAYAPMARARIREHLERHLAHLARLLAGEPFDPDPGAAVGEWLVAARFTGPHSLQRTVEVLGRLLDGDPVRVTALLGAVAAGYVDAVRGQVFAEQEEVRSSLLAALERTRHDLHDSEARFRQVFASSAVGIAIFDADGAVLEANPALVAMLRPGGDRRAPFTDEDLAALRADQRRTLLSEEDVFRAERRFTGPDGDPMWTNVSLSVVRDTDGRPKYHVAVVEDTTEQRVLREYLRHQALHDVLTGLPNRQSFLPELERVLGRQGAATLCYLDVDGVGAVNDGLGYEAGDGLLRAVARRLTAVLAGRGATVARLGGDEFVVLLEGEPAIPSLAAGIRAALGRPLELAGRRVAVSAGMGFARTARGADAMALLRRAHSTLRRAERCGKGQWAVYDEALDARERDRLALAAALADALAGGGVNIDYLPVERDGERVAAAARLRWEDGDRGPVSHEDCLRLADEAGLGGQLSEWVLDEACAFAAQEGLPVLVSLSPDQSRDPDLTAPVADALRTSGLPPQRLWLGLAAGGLSADPDVVEDNLTTLADMGVRRLLHGFTCALPELSVVERHVLHGVAPVEPPREALAHRALAGTLPLVRATGALVVSDGRWPGADLVVRS